Proteins encoded in a region of the Haloarcula sp. CBA1129 genome:
- a CDS encoding DUF5802 family protein: MFEQFSRGYYLGRLYVEPRDDAAAAMCREQHERVNEQLYASGDGVERMDYPLVMKLGSQHFAVHGDEQVPADTLVVPETMLEDANIRNPPSLEAVFLAKADHAAQLLSISEGTPTLPDTAV; this comes from the coding sequence ATGTTTGAACAGTTTTCGCGCGGATACTACCTCGGCCGCCTCTACGTCGAACCGCGAGACGACGCGGCGGCTGCGATGTGTCGCGAGCAGCACGAACGAGTGAACGAACAGTTGTACGCCTCCGGGGACGGGGTCGAGCGCATGGACTATCCGCTTGTAATGAAACTCGGCTCCCAGCACTTTGCCGTCCACGGGGACGAACAGGTCCCGGCAGACACACTCGTTGTTCCTGAAACGATGCTTGAAGACGCCAACATTCGGAACCCACCCAGCCTCGAAGCGGTGTTCCTAGCGAAGGCGGACCACGCCGCACAACTGCTCTCTATCTCTGAGGGGACGCCGACACTCCCCGATACAGCGGTCTGA
- a CDS encoding DUF1405 domain-containing protein — MSEQRGPLPRRYARYYLEQTPSLVWLLVVNAVAMLVGVRFYVETMPGQKQLADVSTFLWPLFADSPAALFLMTLSVATLLPFLGKSLDEVPLTVPLAYLHTIALVWLVKMGLWTVVALNIGFDAYFPAPWAYFGIIVTHLGFVAEGLLVPHYARTTRGALVTALVLALGNDVLDYGFGYHPPLRYDPGLLLPAATVALSVLSVVFVWRLLPMEAPRQRTA, encoded by the coding sequence ATGAGCGAGCAGCGGGGGCCGTTGCCACGTCGGTACGCGCGGTACTACCTAGAACAGACGCCGAGTCTCGTGTGGTTGCTGGTCGTCAATGCTGTCGCAATGCTCGTTGGCGTCCGGTTCTACGTCGAGACGATGCCGGGTCAGAAGCAGCTTGCGGACGTGTCGACGTTCCTCTGGCCGCTGTTCGCCGACTCGCCGGCCGCGCTATTTTTAATGACGCTGTCGGTAGCCACCCTCCTGCCGTTCCTCGGCAAATCGCTCGACGAAGTTCCGCTGACGGTCCCGCTCGCATACCTCCACACGATTGCGTTGGTCTGGCTGGTCAAGATGGGGCTGTGGACCGTCGTGGCGTTAAACATCGGCTTCGACGCCTACTTCCCCGCCCCGTGGGCGTATTTCGGCATCATCGTCACTCACCTCGGCTTCGTTGCCGAGGGGTTATTGGTCCCACACTATGCCCGGACGACGAGGGGCGCGCTCGTGACCGCGCTAGTGCTGGCACTCGGCAACGACGTGCTCGATTACGGGTTTGGCTATCATCCGCCGTTGCGGTACGACCCGGGACTCCTCTTACCGGCTGCCACCGTCGCACTCTCGGTACTGTCGGTAGTATTCGTCTGGCGACTGCTTCCGATGGAAGCGCCGAGGCAAAGAACAGCTTAA